A single genomic interval of Scatophagus argus isolate fScaArg1 chromosome 22, fScaArg1.pri, whole genome shotgun sequence harbors:
- the kdm5a gene encoding lysine-specific demethylase 5A isoform X1 has protein sequence MATFAEFVPPPECPVFEPSWDDFSDPLGFINKIRPIAEKTGICKIRPPEDWQPPFACDVRNFRFTPRVQRLNELEALTRVKLNFLDQIAKFWELQGSKIRFPHVERKVLDLYQLSKIVSSEGGFETVCKEKRWSKVAVRMGFPAGKGTGSLLRSHYERILYPYELFQSGATLTGIQRLYEEGDDGEELDEGVGEEAVEEDEQDEEEDKEKDGEGDGMQPKHRLLPERRSRRLKSERENKEPKGLKLFGANPKMVGLEIVSADDGLNKKQRHLKAQAFAIKMKPRKETLEVNFIDLYLCLVCGRGDEEDRLLLCDGCDDSYHTFCLIPPLQDVPKGDWRCPKCVAEECSKPREAFGFEQAVREYSLQSFGEMADQFKSDYFNMPVHVRNIHSMVPTELVEKEFWRLVSSIEEDVIVEYGADISSKEVGSGFPVRDGKRRLLGDEEDYANSGWNLNNMPVLEQSVLTHINVDISGMKVPWLYVGMCFSSFCWHIEDHWSYSINFLHWGEPKTWYGVPASAAEQLEAVMKKLAPELFDSQPDLLHQLVTLMNPNILMEHGVPVYRTNQCAGEFVVTFPRAYHSGFNQGYNFAEAVNFCTADWLPMGRQCVAHYRRLHRYCVFSHEELLCKMAADPESLDVELAAAVFKELGEMMEEETKLRQAVQEIGVLSSEQEVFELLPDDERQCHKCKTTCFLSALTCSCSPDRLVCLYHAADLCDCPFGNKCLRYRYDLEEFPSMLHGVKTRAQSYDTWSKRVTEALAADQKNKKDLIELKVLLEDAEDRKYPEKALFRRLREIVKEAETCSSVAQLLLTRKQRHSSRLRSESSRNRNKLTVDELKAFVDQLYRLPCVISQARQVKELLENVEDFHERAQVALADEMPDSSKLQALLDLGSGLDVELPELPRLKQELQQARWLDEVRVTLAEPHRVTLELMKRLIDSGVGLAPHHAVEKAMAELQEILTVSERWEDKARACLQARPRHSMVTLESIVLEARNIPAYLPNILALREALQKAKEWTAKVEAIQSGSSYAYLEQLESLLARGRSIPVRLDPLAQVESQVAAARAWRERTARTFLKKNSTYTLLQVLSPRVDIGVYGNSKSKRKRVKELMEKERGGFDPDTLSDLEESLEEVRDPSTVVAAFKAKEQKEVESIHSLRAANLAKMAMADRIEEVKFCLCRKTASGFMLQCELCKDWFHGACVPLPKTGSQKKLGVGWQSNSKDSKFLCPLCQRSRRPRLETILSLLVSLQKLPVRLPEGEALQCLTERAMSWQDRARQSLATEELSSALAKLSVLSQRMVEQAAREKTEKIINAELQKAAANPDLQGHIQTFQQSGFSRAASPRQSVDYDDEETDSDEDIRETYGYDMKDPGEVKPYLFCDEEIPVKSEEVVSHMWPAATPSFCAEHAYSSASKSCVQNVGTPRKQPRKTPLVPRSLEPPVLELSPQAKAQLEELMMLGDLLEVSLDETQHIWRILQATHPPSEERFLQVMEPEDSLMEKPLKIKLKDSEKKRKRKLERAEHHHMLMAAAAGGASTMGDMRPAKSKELKRVGLELSLGGKSKKKKLKLNLDKNREMKQLAKRLAKEEKERKRKEKAAAKAEAIREGLEKRKEKKILDIPSKYDWSGAEDSNDENAVCAAKNCQRPCKDKVDWVQCDGGCDEWFHQVCVGVSCEMAENEDYICMDCSRKASRTSGGGIGGMTVEEVAEESVVVMTTSMCGGVQSLPSSSVVASWSRAPSASHLNPATLQQQEPQQGS, from the exons ATGGCTACATTTGCCGAGTTCGTCCCCCCTCCAGAATGCCCGGTTTTTGAGCCGAGTTGGGATGATTTTTCGGATCCTTTAGGATTTATTAACAAGATCCGACCCATCGCAGAGAAAACGGGAATCTGCAAGATCCGTCCCCCCGAG GACTGGCAGCCTCCGTTTGCCTGCGATGTACGCAACTTCCGCTTCACTCCTCGAGTACAAAGACTGAATGAACTTGAG gcCCTCACACGGGTTAAGCTCAACTTTTTGGATCAAATCGCAAAGTTCTGGGAGCTGCAGGGATCCAAAATACGATTCCCTCATGTGGAGAGAAAGGTGCTGGACCTCTATCAGCTCAGCAAG ATTGTGTCGTCGGAGGGCGGCTTTGAGACTGTGTGTAAAGAGAAAAGATGGTCCAAGGTGGCCGTCCGAATGGGCTTCCCAGCTGGGAAAGGCACCGGTTCACTGCTACGCTCCCACTATGAGAGAATCCTTTATCCATATGAACTCTTCCAGTCTGGGGCCACGCTGACT GGCATCCAGCGGCTATATGAGGAAGGGGATGATGGGGAAGAACTGGATGAGGGAGTTGGTGAGGAGGCGGTGGAGGAAGACGAgcaagatgaagaggaggataaGGAGAAAGATGGGGAGGGTGATGGAATGCAACCCAAGCACCGACTTCTGCCTGAGAGACGCTCCAGGCGCCTTAAGTCTGag AGGGAAAACAAGGAGCCAAAAGGCCTAAAGCTCTTCGGAGCGAATCCCAAGATGGTCGGCCTTGAGATTGTATCAGCTG atgATGGACTCAACAAGAAACAGCGTCACCTCAAAGCCCAGGCATTCGCCATCAAAATGAAACCACGCAAGGAGACCCTGGAGGTCAACTTT ATCGACCTCTACCTCTGCCTGGTGTGTGGACGGGGTGATGAGGAGGACCGGCTCCTGCTGTGTGACGGCTGTGATGACAGTTACCACACCTTCTGTCTGATTCCTCCTCTACAGGATGTTCCCAAGGGTGACTGGCGCTGCCCAAAGTGTGTTGCCGAA GAGTGCAGTAAGCCCAGGGAGGCATTTGGCTTTGAGCAGGCAGTGAGGGAGTACAGTCTCCAGAGCTTTGGAGAAATGGCTGACCAGTTCAAGTCTGACTATTTCAACATGCCTGTACATGTACGCAATATCCACTCA ATGGTCCCCACAGAGCTGGTGGAGAAAGAGTTCTGGCGCCTGGTCAGCAGCATTGAGGAGGATGTGATTGTAGAGTACGGAGCTGACATCAGCTCCAAGGAGGTGGGCAGTGGATTTCCTGTCAGGGATGGTAAAAGGAGGCTGCTGGGAGATGAAGAG GATTATGCCAACTCAGGCTGGAACCTGAACAACATGCCAGTGCTGGAACAATCAGTGCTCACCCACATCAATGTGGATATCTCGGGTATGAAGGTGCCCTGGCTCTATGTGGGTATGTGTTTCTCCTCATTCTGCTGGCATATCGAGGACCACTGGAGTTACTCCATCAACTTCCTGCACTG GGGTGAACCGAAGACTTGGTATGGGGTGCCAGCCTCcgcagcagagcagctggaggctgTAATGAAAAAGCTGGCTCCAGAGCTGTTTGACTCCCAGCCTGATCTTCTCCATCAACTGGTCACTCTCATGAACCCCAACATCCTCATGGAGCACGGTGTCCCT GTGTACAGGACCAATCAGTGTGCAGGGGAGTTTGTGGTGACCTTCCCCAGGGCCTACCACAGCGGCTTCAACCAGGGCTACAACTTTGCAGAGGCTGTTAACTTCTGCACTGCTGACTGG TTACCCATGGGTCGTCAGTGTGTGGCCCATTACCGACGCCTCCACCGCTACTGTGTCTTCTCTCACGAGGAGCTGCTGTGTAAGATGGCTGCTGATCCAGAGAGTCTTGATGTGGAActagctgctgctgtttttaaggAACTGGGAGaaatgatggaggaggagacaaaacTCAGACAGGCTGTTCAAGAAATT GGTGTGCTGTCCTCAGAGCAGGAGGTTTTTGAACTTTTACCTGATGATGAGCGCCAGTGTCATAAGTGTAAGACaacctgcttcctgtctgcacTGACCTGCTCCTGCAGCCCTGATCGGCTGGTCTGTCTCTACCATGCTGCAGATCTCTGTGACTGTCCGTTTGGAAACAAGTGTCTTCG GTATCGCTATGATTTGGAAGAGTTTCCGTCCATGCTGCATGGAGTGAAGACACGGGCTCAGTCTTATGACACCTGGTCAAAGAGGGTCACCGAGGCCTTGGCTGCTGAccagaaaaacaagaaag ATCTTATTGAGCTCAAAGTTTTGCTGGAGGATGCAGAGGACAGGAAGTACCCAGAGAAAGCTTTGTTCCGTCGCCTGAGGGAGATAGTCAAAGAGGCAGAGACTTGCTCCTCTGTagctcagctgctgctcacccGCAAACAGAGGCATAG CAGCCGTCTGCGTTCTGAGAGCAGTCGTAACCGTAACAAACTGACAGTGGATGAGCTCAAGGCCTTCGTGGATCAGCTCTACAGGCTGCCCTGCGTCATCAGCCAGGCCCGACAAGTCAAA GAGTTACTGGAGAACGTGGAGGACTTCCACGAGCGAGCGCAGGTGGCACTTGCAGACGAGATGCCTGATTCTTCCAAGCTGCAGGCACTATTGGACCTGGGTAGTGGCCTGGACGTAGAGCTACCAGAGCTGCCACGACTAAAACAGGAGCTCCAGCAGGCCCGCTGGCTTGATGAG GTGCGTGTCACCCTGGCTGAGCCTCACCGCGTCACCCTGGAGCTCATGAAGAGACTGATAGACTCCGGGGTGGGCTTGGCTCCCCACCACGCTGTAGAGAAGGCCATGGCTGAACTGCAAGAGATCCTTACCGTCTCAGAGAGATGGGAGGATAAGGCCCGTGCCTGCCTCCAGGCCAG GCCTCGACACAGCATGGTGACCTTGGAGAGCATTGTGCTGGAAGCTAGGAACATCCCAGCATACCTACCTAATATTTTGGCCCTCCGAGAAGCCCTTCAGAAGGCCAAGGAGTGGACAGCTAAGGTGGAAGCCATTCAG AGCGGCAGCAGCTATGCTTacctggagcagctggagagcCTGCTGGCCAGGGGTCGATCCATCCCTGTCCGGCTTGATCCATTGGCCCAGGTGGAGTCTCAGGTGGCTGCAGCTCGAGCCTGGAGGGAGAGGACCGCTCGCACCTTCCTCAAGAAGAACTCCACATACACATTGCTGCAG GTCCTCAGCCCTCGTGTGGACATTGGGGTCTACGGCAACAGCAAGAGCAAGCGGAAACGTGTCAAGGAGCTCatggaaaaggagagaggaggtttTGACCCGGACACCCTGAGCGACCTGGAGGAGAGCCTCGAAGAGGTGCGAGACCCATCCACTGTTGTAGCAGCCTTTAAAGCCAAAGAGCAGAAGGAAGTGGAGTCCATCCACTCGCTCCGCGCTGCCAATTTAGCTAAGATGGCCATGGCCGACCGCATCGAGGAGGTCAAGTTCTGCCTGTGTCGAAAGACAGCCAGTGGCTTCATGCTGCAGTGCGAGCTTTGTAAGGACTGGTTCCATGGGGCGTGCGTACCTCTACCCAAGACAGGATCTCAGAAGAAGCTGGGTGTGGGTTGGCAGAGCAATAGCAAAGACTCCAAATTCCTGTGTCCGCTGTGCCAGCGATCGAGGAGGCCGAGATTAGAGACCATCCTGTCGCTGTTGGTGTCGCTGCAGAAGCTGCCAGTGCGTCTGCCTGAAGGAGAAGCCCTCCAGTGTTTGACAGAGAGGGCAATGAGCTGGCAG GACCGAGCACGTCAATCTCTGGCCACGGAGGAGCTGTCCTCAGCCCTGGCAAAGCTGTCTGTATTGAGCCAGCGCATGGTGGAGCAGGCAGCTAGAGAGAAGACTGAAAAGATCATCAATGCCGAGCTGCAGAAAGCTGCTGCCAACCCTGACTTGCAG GGGCACATTCAGACTTTTCAGCAGTCAGGTTTCAGCAGAGCTGCATCACCTCGCCAGTCTGTGGACTACGATGATGAGGAGACGGACTCAGACGAGGACATCAGGGAGACTTACGGTTATGACATGAAG gaCCCAGGCGAGGTGAAACCGTACCTGTTCTGCGATGAGGAGATTCCTGTCAAGTCCGAGGAGGTGGTCAGTCACATGTGGCCAGCTGCCACGCCCTCCTTCTGCGCTGAACACGCTTACTCGTCAGCCTCCAAGTCCTGTGTGCAAA ATGTGGGCACGCCCAGAAAGCAGCCTAGGAAGACCCCCCTGGTACCTCGCAGCCTGGAGCCGCCAGTGCTGGAGCTGTCCCCGCAGGCTAAGGCCCAGCTGGAGGAGCTAATGATGCTGGGAGACCTGCTGGAGGTGTCCCTGGATGAGACCCAGCACATCTGGAGGATCCTGCAGGCCACACACCCCCCCTCTGAGGAGAGATTCCTGCAGGTCATGGAG CCTGAGGACTCTCTGATGGAAAAGCCACTGAAGATCAAGCTCAAGgattcagagaagaagaggaaacgGAAATTAGAAAGAGCTGAGCACCACCACATGCTGATGGCGGCCGCCGCGGGCGGGGCTTCTACGATGGGTGACATGCGACCGGCAAAGTCTAAAGAGCTGAAAAGGGTGGGCCTGGAGCTCAGTCTTGGGGGCAAatccaagaagaagaaactcaaGCTCAACCTGGACAAGAACCGGGAGATGAAGCAGCTAGCCAAACGCTTAGCtaaggaggagaaggagaggaagagaaaggagaaggcCGCGGCTAAGGCGGAGGCCATCAGAGAAGGActggagaagaggaaggagaagaagattCTTGACATTCCTTCCAAGTATGACTGGTCTGGAGCTGAGGACTCCAATGATGAAAACGCTGTGTGTGCCGCAAAGAACTGCCAGAGACCCTGTAAAGATAAG GTGGACTGGGTGCAGTGTGACGGCGGCTGCGACGAGTGGTTCCACCAGGTGTGTGTAGGCGTGTCCTGCGAAATGGCAGAGAACGAAGACTACATCTGCATGGACTGCTCCCGTAAGGCCAGTCGGACGAGTGGGGGAGGAATCGGGGGGATGACCGTGGAGGAAGTGGCAGAGGAGAGTGTCGTAGTGATGACCACGTCGATGTGCGGCGGCGTGCAGAGTCTGCCATCGTCATCTGTTGTGGCCTCGTGGTCTCGCGCCCCGTCGGCCTCTCATCTGAACCCAGCAACTTTGCAGCAGCAAGAGCCTCAGCAGGGCAGTTAG
- the kdm5a gene encoding lysine-specific demethylase 5A isoform X2, translating to MATFAEFVPPPECPVFEPSWDDFSDPLGFINKIRPIAEKTGICKIRPPEDWQPPFACDVRNFRFTPRVQRLNELEALTRVKLNFLDQIAKFWELQGSKIRFPHVERKVLDLYQLSKIVSSEGGFETVCKEKRWSKVAVRMGFPAGKGTGSLLRSHYERILYPYELFQSGATLTGIQRLYEEGDDGEELDEGVGEEAVEEDEQDEEEDKEKDGEGDGMQPKHRLLPERRSRRLKSERENKEPKGLKLFGANPKMVGLEIVSADDGLNKKQRHLKAQAFAIKMKPRKETLEVNFIDLYLCLVCGRGDEEDRLLLCDGCDDSYHTFCLIPPLQDVPKGDWRCPKCVAEECSKPREAFGFEQAVREYSLQSFGEMADQFKSDYFNMPVHVRNIHSMVPTELVEKEFWRLVSSIEEDVIVEYGADISSKEVGSGFPVRDGKRRLLGDEEDYANSGWNLNNMPVLEQSVLTHINVDISGMKVPWLYVGMCFSSFCWHIEDHWSYSINFLHWGEPKTWYGVPASAAEQLEAVMKKLAPELFDSQPDLLHQLVTLMNPNILMEHGVPVYRTNQCAGEFVVTFPRAYHSGFNQGYNFAEAVNFCTADWLPMGRQCVAHYRRLHRYCVFSHEELLCKMAADPESLDVELAAAVFKELGEMMEEETKLRQAVQEIGVLSSEQEVFELLPDDERQCHKCKTTCFLSALTCSCSPDRLVCLYHAADLCDCPFGNKCLRYRYDLEEFPSMLHGVKTRAQSYDTWSKRVTEALAADQKNKKDLIELKVLLEDAEDRKYPEKALFRRLREIVKEAETCSSVAQLLLTRKQRHSRLRSESSRNRNKLTVDELKAFVDQLYRLPCVISQARQVKELLENVEDFHERAQVALADEMPDSSKLQALLDLGSGLDVELPELPRLKQELQQARWLDEVRVTLAEPHRVTLELMKRLIDSGVGLAPHHAVEKAMAELQEILTVSERWEDKARACLQARPRHSMVTLESIVLEARNIPAYLPNILALREALQKAKEWTAKVEAIQSGSSYAYLEQLESLLARGRSIPVRLDPLAQVESQVAAARAWRERTARTFLKKNSTYTLLQVLSPRVDIGVYGNSKSKRKRVKELMEKERGGFDPDTLSDLEESLEEVRDPSTVVAAFKAKEQKEVESIHSLRAANLAKMAMADRIEEVKFCLCRKTASGFMLQCELCKDWFHGACVPLPKTGSQKKLGVGWQSNSKDSKFLCPLCQRSRRPRLETILSLLVSLQKLPVRLPEGEALQCLTERAMSWQDRARQSLATEELSSALAKLSVLSQRMVEQAAREKTEKIINAELQKAAANPDLQGHIQTFQQSGFSRAASPRQSVDYDDEETDSDEDIRETYGYDMKDPGEVKPYLFCDEEIPVKSEEVVSHMWPAATPSFCAEHAYSSASKSCVQNVGTPRKQPRKTPLVPRSLEPPVLELSPQAKAQLEELMMLGDLLEVSLDETQHIWRILQATHPPSEERFLQVMEPEDSLMEKPLKIKLKDSEKKRKRKLERAEHHHMLMAAAAGGASTMGDMRPAKSKELKRVGLELSLGGKSKKKKLKLNLDKNREMKQLAKRLAKEEKERKRKEKAAAKAEAIREGLEKRKEKKILDIPSKYDWSGAEDSNDENAVCAAKNCQRPCKDKVDWVQCDGGCDEWFHQVCVGVSCEMAENEDYICMDCSRKASRTSGGGIGGMTVEEVAEESVVVMTTSMCGGVQSLPSSSVVASWSRAPSASHLNPATLQQQEPQQGS from the exons ATGGCTACATTTGCCGAGTTCGTCCCCCCTCCAGAATGCCCGGTTTTTGAGCCGAGTTGGGATGATTTTTCGGATCCTTTAGGATTTATTAACAAGATCCGACCCATCGCAGAGAAAACGGGAATCTGCAAGATCCGTCCCCCCGAG GACTGGCAGCCTCCGTTTGCCTGCGATGTACGCAACTTCCGCTTCACTCCTCGAGTACAAAGACTGAATGAACTTGAG gcCCTCACACGGGTTAAGCTCAACTTTTTGGATCAAATCGCAAAGTTCTGGGAGCTGCAGGGATCCAAAATACGATTCCCTCATGTGGAGAGAAAGGTGCTGGACCTCTATCAGCTCAGCAAG ATTGTGTCGTCGGAGGGCGGCTTTGAGACTGTGTGTAAAGAGAAAAGATGGTCCAAGGTGGCCGTCCGAATGGGCTTCCCAGCTGGGAAAGGCACCGGTTCACTGCTACGCTCCCACTATGAGAGAATCCTTTATCCATATGAACTCTTCCAGTCTGGGGCCACGCTGACT GGCATCCAGCGGCTATATGAGGAAGGGGATGATGGGGAAGAACTGGATGAGGGAGTTGGTGAGGAGGCGGTGGAGGAAGACGAgcaagatgaagaggaggataaGGAGAAAGATGGGGAGGGTGATGGAATGCAACCCAAGCACCGACTTCTGCCTGAGAGACGCTCCAGGCGCCTTAAGTCTGag AGGGAAAACAAGGAGCCAAAAGGCCTAAAGCTCTTCGGAGCGAATCCCAAGATGGTCGGCCTTGAGATTGTATCAGCTG atgATGGACTCAACAAGAAACAGCGTCACCTCAAAGCCCAGGCATTCGCCATCAAAATGAAACCACGCAAGGAGACCCTGGAGGTCAACTTT ATCGACCTCTACCTCTGCCTGGTGTGTGGACGGGGTGATGAGGAGGACCGGCTCCTGCTGTGTGACGGCTGTGATGACAGTTACCACACCTTCTGTCTGATTCCTCCTCTACAGGATGTTCCCAAGGGTGACTGGCGCTGCCCAAAGTGTGTTGCCGAA GAGTGCAGTAAGCCCAGGGAGGCATTTGGCTTTGAGCAGGCAGTGAGGGAGTACAGTCTCCAGAGCTTTGGAGAAATGGCTGACCAGTTCAAGTCTGACTATTTCAACATGCCTGTACATGTACGCAATATCCACTCA ATGGTCCCCACAGAGCTGGTGGAGAAAGAGTTCTGGCGCCTGGTCAGCAGCATTGAGGAGGATGTGATTGTAGAGTACGGAGCTGACATCAGCTCCAAGGAGGTGGGCAGTGGATTTCCTGTCAGGGATGGTAAAAGGAGGCTGCTGGGAGATGAAGAG GATTATGCCAACTCAGGCTGGAACCTGAACAACATGCCAGTGCTGGAACAATCAGTGCTCACCCACATCAATGTGGATATCTCGGGTATGAAGGTGCCCTGGCTCTATGTGGGTATGTGTTTCTCCTCATTCTGCTGGCATATCGAGGACCACTGGAGTTACTCCATCAACTTCCTGCACTG GGGTGAACCGAAGACTTGGTATGGGGTGCCAGCCTCcgcagcagagcagctggaggctgTAATGAAAAAGCTGGCTCCAGAGCTGTTTGACTCCCAGCCTGATCTTCTCCATCAACTGGTCACTCTCATGAACCCCAACATCCTCATGGAGCACGGTGTCCCT GTGTACAGGACCAATCAGTGTGCAGGGGAGTTTGTGGTGACCTTCCCCAGGGCCTACCACAGCGGCTTCAACCAGGGCTACAACTTTGCAGAGGCTGTTAACTTCTGCACTGCTGACTGG TTACCCATGGGTCGTCAGTGTGTGGCCCATTACCGACGCCTCCACCGCTACTGTGTCTTCTCTCACGAGGAGCTGCTGTGTAAGATGGCTGCTGATCCAGAGAGTCTTGATGTGGAActagctgctgctgtttttaaggAACTGGGAGaaatgatggaggaggagacaaaacTCAGACAGGCTGTTCAAGAAATT GGTGTGCTGTCCTCAGAGCAGGAGGTTTTTGAACTTTTACCTGATGATGAGCGCCAGTGTCATAAGTGTAAGACaacctgcttcctgtctgcacTGACCTGCTCCTGCAGCCCTGATCGGCTGGTCTGTCTCTACCATGCTGCAGATCTCTGTGACTGTCCGTTTGGAAACAAGTGTCTTCG GTATCGCTATGATTTGGAAGAGTTTCCGTCCATGCTGCATGGAGTGAAGACACGGGCTCAGTCTTATGACACCTGGTCAAAGAGGGTCACCGAGGCCTTGGCTGCTGAccagaaaaacaagaaag ATCTTATTGAGCTCAAAGTTTTGCTGGAGGATGCAGAGGACAGGAAGTACCCAGAGAAAGCTTTGTTCCGTCGCCTGAGGGAGATAGTCAAAGAGGCAGAGACTTGCTCCTCTGTagctcagctgctgctcacccGCAAACAGAGGCATAG CCGTCTGCGTTCTGAGAGCAGTCGTAACCGTAACAAACTGACAGTGGATGAGCTCAAGGCCTTCGTGGATCAGCTCTACAGGCTGCCCTGCGTCATCAGCCAGGCCCGACAAGTCAAA GAGTTACTGGAGAACGTGGAGGACTTCCACGAGCGAGCGCAGGTGGCACTTGCAGACGAGATGCCTGATTCTTCCAAGCTGCAGGCACTATTGGACCTGGGTAGTGGCCTGGACGTAGAGCTACCAGAGCTGCCACGACTAAAACAGGAGCTCCAGCAGGCCCGCTGGCTTGATGAG GTGCGTGTCACCCTGGCTGAGCCTCACCGCGTCACCCTGGAGCTCATGAAGAGACTGATAGACTCCGGGGTGGGCTTGGCTCCCCACCACGCTGTAGAGAAGGCCATGGCTGAACTGCAAGAGATCCTTACCGTCTCAGAGAGATGGGAGGATAAGGCCCGTGCCTGCCTCCAGGCCAG GCCTCGACACAGCATGGTGACCTTGGAGAGCATTGTGCTGGAAGCTAGGAACATCCCAGCATACCTACCTAATATTTTGGCCCTCCGAGAAGCCCTTCAGAAGGCCAAGGAGTGGACAGCTAAGGTGGAAGCCATTCAG AGCGGCAGCAGCTATGCTTacctggagcagctggagagcCTGCTGGCCAGGGGTCGATCCATCCCTGTCCGGCTTGATCCATTGGCCCAGGTGGAGTCTCAGGTGGCTGCAGCTCGAGCCTGGAGGGAGAGGACCGCTCGCACCTTCCTCAAGAAGAACTCCACATACACATTGCTGCAG GTCCTCAGCCCTCGTGTGGACATTGGGGTCTACGGCAACAGCAAGAGCAAGCGGAAACGTGTCAAGGAGCTCatggaaaaggagagaggaggtttTGACCCGGACACCCTGAGCGACCTGGAGGAGAGCCTCGAAGAGGTGCGAGACCCATCCACTGTTGTAGCAGCCTTTAAAGCCAAAGAGCAGAAGGAAGTGGAGTCCATCCACTCGCTCCGCGCTGCCAATTTAGCTAAGATGGCCATGGCCGACCGCATCGAGGAGGTCAAGTTCTGCCTGTGTCGAAAGACAGCCAGTGGCTTCATGCTGCAGTGCGAGCTTTGTAAGGACTGGTTCCATGGGGCGTGCGTACCTCTACCCAAGACAGGATCTCAGAAGAAGCTGGGTGTGGGTTGGCAGAGCAATAGCAAAGACTCCAAATTCCTGTGTCCGCTGTGCCAGCGATCGAGGAGGCCGAGATTAGAGACCATCCTGTCGCTGTTGGTGTCGCTGCAGAAGCTGCCAGTGCGTCTGCCTGAAGGAGAAGCCCTCCAGTGTTTGACAGAGAGGGCAATGAGCTGGCAG GACCGAGCACGTCAATCTCTGGCCACGGAGGAGCTGTCCTCAGCCCTGGCAAAGCTGTCTGTATTGAGCCAGCGCATGGTGGAGCAGGCAGCTAGAGAGAAGACTGAAAAGATCATCAATGCCGAGCTGCAGAAAGCTGCTGCCAACCCTGACTTGCAG GGGCACATTCAGACTTTTCAGCAGTCAGGTTTCAGCAGAGCTGCATCACCTCGCCAGTCTGTGGACTACGATGATGAGGAGACGGACTCAGACGAGGACATCAGGGAGACTTACGGTTATGACATGAAG gaCCCAGGCGAGGTGAAACCGTACCTGTTCTGCGATGAGGAGATTCCTGTCAAGTCCGAGGAGGTGGTCAGTCACATGTGGCCAGCTGCCACGCCCTCCTTCTGCGCTGAACACGCTTACTCGTCAGCCTCCAAGTCCTGTGTGCAAA ATGTGGGCACGCCCAGAAAGCAGCCTAGGAAGACCCCCCTGGTACCTCGCAGCCTGGAGCCGCCAGTGCTGGAGCTGTCCCCGCAGGCTAAGGCCCAGCTGGAGGAGCTAATGATGCTGGGAGACCTGCTGGAGGTGTCCCTGGATGAGACCCAGCACATCTGGAGGATCCTGCAGGCCACACACCCCCCCTCTGAGGAGAGATTCCTGCAGGTCATGGAG CCTGAGGACTCTCTGATGGAAAAGCCACTGAAGATCAAGCTCAAGgattcagagaagaagaggaaacgGAAATTAGAAAGAGCTGAGCACCACCACATGCTGATGGCGGCCGCCGCGGGCGGGGCTTCTACGATGGGTGACATGCGACCGGCAAAGTCTAAAGAGCTGAAAAGGGTGGGCCTGGAGCTCAGTCTTGGGGGCAAatccaagaagaagaaactcaaGCTCAACCTGGACAAGAACCGGGAGATGAAGCAGCTAGCCAAACGCTTAGCtaaggaggagaaggagaggaagagaaaggagaaggcCGCGGCTAAGGCGGAGGCCATCAGAGAAGGActggagaagaggaaggagaagaagattCTTGACATTCCTTCCAAGTATGACTGGTCTGGAGCTGAGGACTCCAATGATGAAAACGCTGTGTGTGCCGCAAAGAACTGCCAGAGACCCTGTAAAGATAAG GTGGACTGGGTGCAGTGTGACGGCGGCTGCGACGAGTGGTTCCACCAGGTGTGTGTAGGCGTGTCCTGCGAAATGGCAGAGAACGAAGACTACATCTGCATGGACTGCTCCCGTAAGGCCAGTCGGACGAGTGGGGGAGGAATCGGGGGGATGACCGTGGAGGAAGTGGCAGAGGAGAGTGTCGTAGTGATGACCACGTCGATGTGCGGCGGCGTGCAGAGTCTGCCATCGTCATCTGTTGTGGCCTCGTGGTCTCGCGCCCCGTCGGCCTCTCATCTGAACCCAGCAACTTTGCAGCAGCAAGAGCCTCAGCAGGGCAGTTAG